One genomic region from Streptomyces sp. NBC_00582 encodes:
- a CDS encoding sodium:solute symporter family protein — MQTPTDSVHLAAELRLPTNALDYTILGIYFVVVLGIGFAARKSVRTSLDFFLSGRSLPAWITGLAFVSANLAATEILGMAANSAQYGAYTVHWYWIGAIPAMVFLGLVMMPFYYGSKVRSVPEFLLLRFDRGAHLLSSALFAFAAVLIAGVNLYALAIVVEALLGWPQWVAIVVAGFFVLAYITLGGLSSAIYNEVLQFFVILAALIPLSVLGLKRVNGWDGLTDRLTATHGENFTTAWGGTGIGSDNPLGANWLTIVLGLGFVLSFGYWTTNFAEVQRALSAKNLSAAQRTPLIAAYPKIFIVFLVMIPGLVAAALVPGFGTEDSGYQYNDAIPYLMESLLPNGVLGIAVTGLLAAFMAGMAANVSSFNTVFTNDIWARYVVRGREDGYYVRFGRLITAIGVAASVGTAFLASSFSNIMSYLQTLFSFFNVPMFVVFIVGMFWKRASMKSGFWGLLAGTTAAMVNYFVLYKQDVIGIPTDQGANFVSAIAGFVAGAVVMVAVSLFTAPKPERDLQGLVYGTRSPGMAEPPAAGDDAWYRKPALLGWGAVILAAACYIPFSF; from the coding sequence ATGCAGACCCCCACAGACTCCGTGCACCTGGCAGCCGAGCTGCGGCTCCCCACGAACGCGCTCGACTACACGATCCTCGGCATCTACTTCGTCGTCGTCCTCGGCATCGGCTTCGCGGCCCGCAAGTCGGTGAGGACGAGCCTCGACTTCTTCCTCTCCGGGCGCTCGCTGCCGGCCTGGATCACCGGCCTCGCCTTCGTCTCGGCCAACCTGGCCGCCACCGAGATCCTCGGCATGGCCGCGAACAGCGCCCAGTACGGGGCGTACACCGTCCACTGGTACTGGATCGGCGCCATCCCCGCGATGGTGTTCCTGGGCCTGGTGATGATGCCGTTCTACTACGGCAGCAAGGTCCGCTCCGTGCCCGAGTTCCTGCTGCTGCGCTTCGACAGAGGGGCCCATCTGCTCAGCTCGGCCCTGTTCGCCTTCGCGGCGGTCCTGATCGCGGGCGTCAACCTGTACGCCCTGGCGATCGTCGTCGAGGCCCTGCTGGGCTGGCCGCAGTGGGTGGCGATCGTGGTCGCCGGCTTCTTCGTCCTCGCGTACATCACCCTGGGCGGGCTGTCCTCGGCGATCTACAACGAGGTGCTCCAGTTCTTCGTGATCCTGGCGGCGCTGATCCCGCTGTCGGTGCTGGGGCTGAAGCGGGTGAACGGCTGGGACGGCCTCACCGACAGGCTGACCGCGACCCACGGGGAGAACTTCACGACCGCCTGGGGCGGCACCGGCATCGGCAGCGACAACCCGCTGGGCGCGAACTGGCTGACGATCGTGCTCGGCCTCGGCTTCGTCCTCTCGTTCGGCTACTGGACGACGAACTTCGCCGAGGTCCAGCGCGCCCTGTCGGCGAAGAACCTCTCCGCCGCCCAGCGCACCCCGCTGATCGCCGCCTACCCAAAGATCTTCATCGTGTTCCTGGTGATGATCCCGGGACTGGTGGCGGCGGCCCTGGTGCCCGGCTTCGGCACCGAGGACTCGGGCTACCAGTACAACGACGCGATCCCCTACCTGATGGAGAGCCTGCTGCCCAACGGGGTGCTGGGCATCGCCGTGACCGGTCTGCTCGCGGCCTTCATGGCGGGCATGGCGGCCAACGTCTCGTCCTTCAACACGGTGTTCACCAACGACATCTGGGCGCGGTACGTGGTGCGCGGCCGCGAGGACGGGTACTACGTCCGCTTCGGCCGGCTGATCACGGCGATCGGTGTCGCCGCGTCGGTGGGGACGGCCTTCCTGGCCTCCTCCTTCTCCAACATCATGAGCTACCTGCAGACGCTGTTCTCCTTCTTCAACGTCCCGATGTTCGTGGTCTTCATCGTCGGCATGTTCTGGAAACGCGCGTCGATGAAGTCCGGCTTCTGGGGCCTGCTCGCGGGCACCACCGCCGCGATGGTCAACTACTTCGTCCTCTACAAGCAGGACGTCATCGGCATCCCCACCGACCAGGGCGCGAACTTCGTCTCGGCGATCGCCGGCTTCGTCGCCGGCGCCGTCGTCATGGTGGCGGTCTCCCTGTTCACCGCCCCGAAGCCCGAGCGGGACCTCCAGGGCCTGGTGTACGGCACCCGCTCCCCCGGTATGGCGGAGCCCCCGGCGGCCGGCGACGACGCCTGGTACCGCAAGCCCGCCCTGCTGGGCTGGGGAGCCGTGATCCTGGCGGCCGCCTGCTACATCCCGTTCTCGTTCTGA